From Woronichinia naegeliana WA131, the proteins below share one genomic window:
- a CDS encoding amidohydrolase family protein, whose amino-acid sequence MATLGGAKALELQDYIGNFAVGKEADFIVLDLRATPLMAFRNPSPKPTTMEELADAVFTLMIMGDDRAIYATYIMGQLAHEKTYP is encoded by the coding sequence TTGGCAACTTTAGGAGGAGCAAAAGCCTTAGAATTACAGGATTATATTGGTAACTTTGCAGTGGGGAAAGAAGCCGATTTTATTGTTTTAGATTTACGGGCAACTCCTCTAATGGCCTTCCGTAATCCTAGTCCTAAACCCACCACTATGGAAGAATTAGCAGATGCCGTATTTACCCTCATGATTATGGGAGATGATCGGGCAATTTATGCGACCTATATTATGGGACAATTAGCCCATGAAAAAACTTATCCTTAA
- the glnA gene encoding type I glutamate--ammonia ligase, producing the protein MPQTPQDVLKWIQDENIQIIDLKFIDTPGIWQHCSFYYDQIDENSFTEGVPFDGSSIRGWKAINESDMCMVPDPTTAYIDEFYQEKTLHMICSIKEPRTGEWYNRDPRTIAAKAVEFLQSTGIGDTAYFGPEAEFFLLDDVRFGQTENTSYYYVDSVEGRWNSGREEGGANLGYKPGYKQGYFPVAPTDTAQDIRTEMLLTMAKFGVPIEKHHHEVATGGQNELGIKFDTLVKSADNLMLYKYCIKNVAKKYGKTVTFMPKPIFNDNGSGMHTHQSIWKNGQPLFAGDKYAGLSEMALWYIGGILKHAPALLALTNPTTNSYKRLVPGFEAPVNLAYSQGNRSASVRIPLSGTNPKAKRLEFRCPDATSNPYLAFAAMLCAGIDGIKNQIDPGEPLDVDIYDLSPEELAKIPSTPGSLEAALEALEQDHGFLTDTGVFTTDFIESWIEYKLDNEVNPMRLRPHPYEFALYYDC; encoded by the coding sequence ATGCCCCAGACCCCCCAAGATGTCCTGAAATGGATTCAAGATGAAAACATCCAGATTATTGACCTAAAATTTATCGACACCCCTGGTATTTGGCAGCATTGTTCGTTCTACTACGATCAAATTGATGAAAATTCTTTTACAGAGGGAGTTCCCTTTGATGGTTCCAGTATTCGCGGTTGGAAAGCCATCAACGAATCGGATATGTGCATGGTTCCCGATCCGACAACGGCTTATATTGATGAATTCTATCAAGAGAAAACGCTCCACATGATCTGTAGCATCAAGGAGCCTCGTACTGGAGAATGGTATAACCGCGACCCTCGTACGATCGCCGCTAAAGCCGTTGAATTTTTACAAAGTACTGGTATTGGAGACACCGCCTACTTTGGACCTGAAGCTGAGTTCTTCCTGTTAGATGATGTTCGTTTCGGTCAAACTGAAAATACCAGCTATTACTATGTCGATAGTGTTGAAGGTCGCTGGAATAGTGGACGAGAAGAGGGAGGAGCCAACCTCGGTTATAAGCCTGGCTATAAACAAGGTTACTTCCCCGTCGCGCCGACTGACACTGCTCAAGATATTCGTACCGAAATGCTATTGACGATGGCTAAATTCGGGGTTCCTATCGAAAAACATCACCATGAAGTGGCAACGGGTGGTCAAAACGAATTAGGGATTAAATTTGATACCTTGGTCAAGTCTGCTGATAACTTAATGCTCTATAAATATTGCATTAAAAATGTGGCCAAAAAGTACGGCAAAACCGTTACCTTCATGCCCAAACCGATTTTCAATGATAATGGATCGGGAATGCACACCCACCAATCGATTTGGAAAAACGGTCAACCACTTTTTGCCGGTGATAAATATGCGGGCTTAAGCGAGATGGCTCTCTGGTATATCGGTGGTATCCTCAAACATGCTCCTGCTCTTCTCGCTCTCACCAATCCCACAACAAATTCTTACAAACGTCTGGTTCCTGGCTTTGAAGCCCCCGTTAACTTAGCTTATTCCCAGGGCAATCGTTCTGCTTCTGTGCGGATTCCTTTATCGGGAACGAATCCCAAAGCCAAGCGTTTAGAGTTCCGTTGTCCCGATGCCACTTCCAATCCTTACCTCGCTTTTGCGGCGATGCTTTGTGCCGGAATCGATGGCATTAAAAACCAGATTGATCCAGGGGAACCTCTTGACGTAGATATCTACGATCTCAGCCCTGAAGAGTTGGCCAAAATTCCTTCTACACCTGGCTCTTTGGAAGCTGCTCTAGAAGCCCTCGAACAGGATCATGGCTTCTTGACCGATACAGGAGTCTTTACCACCGACTTTATCGAAAGCTGGATTGAGTACAAGCTAGATAATGAAGTGAACCCCATGCGTCTGCGTCCACACCCCTATGAGTTTGCGCTCTATTACGATTGTTAA
- a CDS encoding alpha/beta hydrolase, with translation MATTSDSRHKKRKMSSLLLAIGATFLTLIPAQAAEKIFFTYDPLNVSVRVSSLELFAKEGKIDKNLAFYLQFASSEQKQAFREALSKTVPLSPVVISRFFNTSIGEDILTRLGGGITIQGGRNGKYALRAAFVQAALDPDGFSLINVLRKLPTDMQLQGPLLLGFAKEATLFIDATETLITEFRKLTAEEAATDPRVDYSQLPDLRQPGPYQLTKQVWNLTDASRNRSLYVDVYIPQNLTAGKTPVIVFSHGLASRPEDYAQGLERLASYGFVVAAPQHPGSDSIWAKEVLEGYHRDAFDLNDFINRPKDISFVIDELERRNASQFQNRLDLQNVGMGGHSFGGYTALAIAGAEIDFDHLKKECDRLYSGVNVALLLECRALDLPRQSYNFRDKRVTAVFAANPVNRGIFGPKGLSKITIPIMLASGSYDPATPPALEQAASFTWLGSPQKYWAMVEGQAHVNFSELDAGLSKSIESLTQLTLPSQDLIIDYASSIQIPFFEIYLNQNEKFRPYLQSAYAEYLSQGKEFKLDFISQASVPKLIDAIERFKREHGAFSPK, from the coding sequence ATGGCTACAACTTCTGATTCTCGTCATAAAAAGCGGAAAATGAGTTCTTTGTTACTGGCAATAGGAGCAACTTTTTTAACCCTCATTCCCGCCCAAGCTGCCGAAAAGATTTTTTTTACCTATGATCCCTTAAATGTTTCAGTGCGGGTTAGCTCCCTCGAACTATTTGCCAAAGAGGGAAAAATTGATAAAAATTTAGCCTTTTATCTGCAATTTGCGAGTTCAGAACAAAAACAAGCCTTCCGAGAAGCCTTGTCGAAAACAGTGCCTCTGTCCCCTGTGGTAATCTCCCGTTTTTTTAATACCAGCATCGGAGAAGATATTCTGACACGTTTAGGAGGCGGTATTACCATTCAAGGCGGCAGAAATGGAAAATATGCTTTAAGAGCCGCTTTTGTTCAGGCAGCCCTTGATCCGGATGGCTTTAGCTTAATAAATGTCCTCAGAAAATTGCCAACGGATATGCAGCTTCAAGGGCCACTTCTGTTGGGATTTGCTAAGGAAGCCACCCTGTTTATCGATGCGACAGAAACGTTAATTACTGAGTTTCGTAAGCTTACGGCAGAGGAAGCCGCAACCGATCCCCGTGTAGATTATTCTCAACTGCCCGATCTTCGTCAACCTGGCCCCTATCAGTTGACAAAACAGGTCTGGAACTTGACTGATGCCAGCCGTAATCGATCTTTATACGTCGATGTTTATATTCCCCAAAACTTGACAGCCGGAAAAACACCTGTAATCGTTTTTTCTCATGGATTAGCTTCTCGACCAGAGGATTACGCGCAGGGTCTAGAACGCTTGGCTTCCTATGGCTTTGTTGTCGCGGCTCCCCAGCATCCTGGTAGCGATAGCATTTGGGCCAAGGAAGTTTTAGAGGGCTATCATCGAGATGCGTTTGATCTGAATGATTTTATCAACCGACCTAAAGATATTAGTTTTGTCATTGATGAGCTAGAACGACGTAATGCTTCTCAGTTTCAAAATAGGCTGGATTTACAAAACGTGGGCATGGGCGGCCATTCCTTTGGGGGTTATACGGCTTTGGCGATCGCCGGTGCAGAAATTGATTTCGATCATCTCAAAAAAGAGTGCGATCGACTGTATAGCGGCGTTAATGTTGCCCTGTTATTAGAATGTCGTGCCTTAGATTTGCCCAGACAGTCCTATAATTTCCGAGATAAGCGGGTTACGGCGGTATTTGCAGCGAATCCTGTCAATCGTGGTATTTTTGGGCCAAAAGGACTCAGCAAAATCACGATTCCCATCATGCTTGCTTCCGGCAGTTATGATCCCGCAACGCCGCCTGCCTTGGAACAAGCTGCTTCTTTTACCTGGTTAGGGAGTCCTCAGAAATATTGGGCGATGGTAGAAGGTCAGGCCCATGTCAATTTTTCGGAATTGGATGCAGGTCTGAGTAAGAGCATTGAATCTCTAACGCAATTGACTTTACCCAGCCAGGATCTGATCATAGATTATGCTTCCTCTATTCAGATTCCCTTTTTTGAAATTTATCTGAATCAAAATGAAAAATTTCGTCCCTATTTACAATCTGCCTATGCGGAATATCTCAGTCAAGGTAAAGAGTTTAAATTGGATTTTATCAGCCAGGCTTCTGTCCCGAAGTTAATTGATGCGATTGAAAGATTTAAGCGGGAACATGGTGCATTTTCTCCTAAATAA
- a CDS encoding XisI protein, whose product MDKITKYRGLIKDILTQYDQLVHKSPDYDAETCLVFDENQDHYIWLTVDWQDDKRRKSTHVHVRIKNGKIYIEEDWTEEGIATELLREGVPKEDIVLAFHAPETRKLNEFAVA is encoded by the coding sequence ATGGATAAAATTACAAAATATCGAGGATTAATCAAGGATATTCTCACACAGTATGATCAATTGGTGCATAAATCCCCAGATTATGATGCTGAAACTTGTTTAGTATTTGATGAAAACCAAGATCATTATATTTGGTTAACTGTTGATTGGCAAGATGATAAACGGAGAAAGTCAACTCATGTTCATGTCCGCATTAAAAACGGAAAAATTTACATTGAGGAGGATTGGACGGAAGAAGGAATTGCGACTGAATTACTCAGGGAAGGTGTACCGAAGGAGGATATTGTTTTGGCGTTCCATGCTCCTGAAACTCGTAAGTTAAATGAGTTTGCTGTTGCTTAA
- a CDS encoding cofactor assembly of complex C subunit B, translating to MQYFVIFRDNNKICLPIAPSLITIFVNISVLTSTLILTLLSLIGLIFFIRASVKERSSLLQCLVAASDSDRLSQLQNYFTQRAYQIIQVNAEQQQVILEGYVRPSYFLAIFLSTMAALGLLCFALVLNMLLPNLGNSAIAIIVLFPLAGIFYWQKAGRLEQISLSVHPLPTEKQAENRLENHLLSIRGHRDELTQLKQAFPWSWLGDTHS from the coding sequence TTGCAATATTTTGTAATATTTCGTGATAATAATAAAATCTGCTTACCGATCGCCCCTTCCTTAATAACTATTTTTGTGAATATTTCTGTTCTGACTTCAACCTTGATTCTGACATTGCTATCCCTCATTGGTCTGATCTTTTTTATTCGAGCCTCGGTGAAAGAGCGATCTAGTCTGCTGCAATGTTTAGTGGCTGCTTCGGATAGCGATCGCCTCAGTCAATTACAAAACTACTTTACCCAGCGAGCCTATCAGATTATTCAGGTCAATGCCGAGCAACAACAAGTCATTCTTGAAGGGTACGTTCGTCCCAGTTATTTTCTCGCTATTTTTTTAAGTACGATGGCAGCCTTGGGATTACTCTGTTTTGCCCTCGTGTTAAATATGCTTCTGCCCAATCTAGGCAATAGTGCGATCGCGATCATTGTCCTCTTCCCCCTTGCCGGAATTTTCTATTGGCAAAAAGCCGGACGATTAGAACAAATTTCCCTCAGTGTTCACCCTCTCCCCACGGAGAAGCAAGCGGAGAATCGGCTAGAAAATCACCTTCTCAGTATTCGTGGTCATCGGGATGAACTAACCCAACTCAAACAAGCATTTCCTTGGTCATGGCTAGGTGATACCCATTCTTAA
- a CDS encoding ABC transporter ATP-binding protein/permease has protein sequence MQSFFIKFFYVVGRDRNKLLFVLFFFTLTSLIDAIGIGLMGPFISIASNPSILKTNAIAQSLTTHLNLSKSEYLIPILGFIIVVIFLLQFVLYVISQQYVFNFIYRLKMSLVMRLSNAYLYAPYTFHLTKNSASINKNVVMESQAFASRCLSAVMRVLTNTIILVILLLLLAKTDLTFLLLILLTTIPTVIGFQFFAPKLRAWGKSMSLTQESILKILSHSLGSIKDTKVLGVENYFLNQLEEQSREETIAFSRFQVAQVVPPFIIKSSLIIFLVIFISVVTVFSQDNMQNLGSTMAVFAIASIRLIPSANFIVQAMGELKSTSYTLDVLYFDLKEIEEQHLELTETPLPSHQQMAFQQKIVIQNLGYTYPSSQKPAIEQINLTLQKGESIALIGKSGSGKTTLVDVILGLLDPQQGDILVDGISVYENLRSWQNLVGYIPQSIFLTDESIEQNIAFGVPELEIAPDRLAQAIHSAQLEELIQQLPLGVKTLVGERGVRLSGGQRQRIGIARALYHEREILVLDEATSALDNETEKLVTESIQSLAGQKTMIIIAHRLSTVEHCDRLYVLEKGHIVRTGTYQEVVLSELAAEN, from the coding sequence ATGCAATCTTTTTTTATCAAGTTTTTCTACGTCGTTGGCCGCGATCGCAATAAACTGCTATTTGTGCTTTTTTTCTTTACCCTGACCTCTCTAATTGATGCCATCGGGATTGGCTTGATGGGGCCTTTTATTTCCATTGCCTCTAACCCCAGTATTCTCAAAACCAATGCGATCGCACAATCCCTAACCACCCACTTAAATCTATCTAAAAGCGAATATCTAATTCCCATTCTAGGCTTTATTATTGTTGTCATATTTTTATTACAATTCGTTTTATATGTTATTTCCCAACAGTATGTTTTTAATTTTATTTACCGCCTCAAAATGTCGCTCGTGATGCGACTCAGCAATGCCTATTTGTATGCACCCTACACTTTTCACTTAACCAAAAACTCTGCCAGTATCAACAAAAATGTTGTTATGGAGAGTCAAGCTTTTGCTTCTCGATGTTTATCCGCAGTGATGCGAGTGTTGACTAATACGATTATTTTAGTCATTTTATTACTATTACTGGCTAAAACCGATCTAACCTTTTTACTTCTCATCTTATTGACCACCATTCCCACTGTCATTGGCTTTCAGTTTTTTGCTCCTAAATTGAGAGCTTGGGGTAAATCAATGTCCTTAACCCAGGAGTCAATTCTTAAAATCCTCAGTCATTCTTTAGGCAGTATTAAAGACACGAAAGTGTTAGGAGTAGAAAATTACTTTCTAAATCAATTAGAAGAGCAGTCCCGAGAAGAAACGATTGCTTTCTCGCGCTTTCAAGTTGCCCAAGTTGTGCCTCCTTTTATTATTAAAAGTAGCTTAATTATTTTCCTGGTAATTTTTATCTCCGTGGTTACGGTCTTTAGTCAAGACAATATGCAGAATCTTGGCAGCACTATGGCAGTTTTTGCGATCGCTTCCATTCGGCTCATTCCCTCAGCTAATTTTATTGTGCAGGCCATGGGAGAACTGAAAAGCACTTCCTATACCTTAGATGTCCTTTATTTTGACCTGAAAGAGATTGAAGAACAACATTTAGAACTAACAGAAACCCCGCTTCCGTCTCATCAACAAATGGCTTTTCAGCAGAAAATTGTTATTCAAAATCTTGGTTATACCTATCCCAGTAGTCAAAAACCAGCGATTGAACAAATTAACCTAACCCTACAAAAGGGAGAATCGATTGCCTTGATTGGCAAATCAGGTTCGGGAAAAACGACCTTAGTGGATGTCATTTTAGGGCTATTAGATCCCCAACAAGGAGATATTTTAGTGGATGGCATTTCGGTCTATGAAAATTTGCGATCTTGGCAAAACCTAGTCGGTTATATTCCCCAATCTATTTTTCTGACGGATGAAAGTATTGAGCAAAATATCGCCTTTGGGGTTCCTGAACTGGAAATTGCTCCAGATCGTCTTGCCCAGGCTATTCACTCTGCCCAACTAGAAGAATTAATTCAACAATTGCCCCTGGGCGTTAAAACCTTGGTGGGAGAAAGAGGGGTACGATTATCAGGGGGACAGCGGCAACGGATCGGCATTGCCCGCGCTCTCTACCATGAAAGAGAAATTCTCGTGCTAGATGAAGCCACTTCTGCCTTGGATAATGAAACCGAAAAATTAGTGACGGAATCGATTCAATCCCTCGCTGGTCAAAAAACGATGATTATCATTGCCCATCGTCTCTCAACGGTTGAACATTGCGATCGCCTCTACGTTTTAGAGAAAGGTCACATTGTTCGCACAGGAACCTATCAAGAAGTGGTTCTTTCAGAATTAGCAGCAGAAAATTAG
- a CDS encoding SpoIID/LytB domain-containing protein, with protein MLTVFVYPYYQSMPIAVYQKSLTYYLSLFFFSLVSLPGLGLAMSSAQAKDIDLKVGIIQRFGDENKDQLSLKGPKGEILTIRFLDEQGERQTIESKQAQLAIAETNLSAPFLEERLVLSDHATFETAEDSANQWRALGVPVEITQPDRWQVWAKRDVYSSPLVRRWLLQSLREKGYQIPYLSSEVVRIKPQAVLNVNGKSYLTNDLEVTTPTNLIQVTAGKQRAQLYGGSLKLQTNAYGDYTLVNNVPLETYLRGVVPHEIGQNAPENAAKAQTIIARTYALRNLRRFEADNYELCATTHCQVYFGLKETNLQADRAISDTKGLVLTYNDELVDALYSSTTGGVTAKFSDVWNGAERPYLRILIDSSQQVWDLAQNSLENEAEFRKFIGLKDGFNETGRSVFRWRVQAKLDDLNQDLHTYLKKRQHPLADFTTIQNIQITKRSPSGRVLILQVTTNKGIIELAKNEARSAFSPPRSTLFYVDPIYDKNQKLLGFTFVGGGLGHGVGMSQFGSYKLAQLGWSPEKILSFYYPGTRIQSLSDRLVFWRDK; from the coding sequence TTGCTGACTGTTTTTGTTTATCCCTATTACCAATCCATGCCCATTGCCGTCTATCAAAAGTCCTTGACGTATTATCTATCCTTATTTTTCTTTTCTCTGGTTTCTCTACCAGGGTTAGGGTTGGCAATGTCATCGGCCCAGGCAAAGGATATTGACCTCAAAGTGGGTATTATTCAGCGATTTGGCGATGAAAATAAAGATCAATTGAGCTTAAAAGGCCCTAAAGGAGAGATTTTAACGATTCGGTTTCTGGACGAACAGGGAGAACGTCAGACGATTGAAAGTAAACAGGCTCAGTTGGCGATCGCTGAAACAAATTTATCTGCCCCATTTTTAGAGGAACGACTGGTCTTAAGTGACCATGCCACCTTTGAAACGGCGGAAGACAGCGCGAATCAGTGGCGAGCCTTAGGGGTTCCCGTCGAAATTACCCAGCCCGATCGCTGGCAAGTATGGGCAAAACGAGACGTTTATAGTAGTCCTTTAGTAAGACGTTGGTTATTGCAAAGTTTACGGGAGAAGGGTTATCAAATCCCCTATCTTTCCAGTGAAGTCGTGCGGATTAAACCTCAAGCGGTTTTGAATGTAAATGGCAAATCCTATCTCACCAACGATCTAGAAGTCACAACCCCCACTAATCTGATTCAGGTGACGGCGGGAAAACAACGGGCTCAACTCTATGGCGGCAGTTTAAAGCTACAGACCAATGCCTACGGGGACTATACCCTGGTGAATAACGTTCCCCTCGAAACCTACCTACGCGGAGTCGTTCCCCACGAAATTGGCCAAAATGCACCGGAAAATGCGGCTAAGGCCCAAACTATTATTGCTCGTACCTATGCCCTACGAAATCTACGACGTTTTGAGGCAGATAATTACGAACTTTGCGCTACCACCCATTGTCAGGTTTATTTCGGTTTAAAAGAGACGAATCTTCAGGCGGATCGAGCCATATCGGATACCAAGGGCTTAGTCCTGACCTACAATGACGAGTTGGTGGATGCCCTCTATTCTTCAACGACGGGGGGGGTGACGGCTAAATTTAGCGATGTTTGGAACGGAGCCGAACGTCCCTATTTACGAATCTTGATTGATTCTTCCCAACAAGTTTGGGATCTAGCTCAAAACTCCCTCGAAAATGAAGCGGAATTTCGTAAATTTATTGGTCTCAAAGACGGTTTTAATGAGACAGGAAGATCGGTTTTTCGGTGGCGTGTTCAAGCGAAACTAGATGATCTTAATCAGGATCTGCATACTTATCTGAAAAAACGTCAGCATCCTCTAGCGGATTTTACCACCATTCAAAATATCCAGATCACTAAGCGATCGCCGTCAGGACGAGTTTTGATCCTACAGGTAACGACGAATAAGGGCATAATTGAATTAGCCAAAAATGAAGCCCGCAGCGCTTTTTCACCCCCTCGTAGTACCCTATTTTACGTTGATCCCATTTACGATAAAAATCAGAAATTACTAGGATTCACCTTTGTCGGTGGCGGCTTAGGGCATGGGGTCGGGATGAGTCAATTTGGTTCCTATAAGTTAGCTCAGTTAGGCTGGTCGCCGGAAAAAATTCTCTCTTTTTATTATCCTGGTACCCGTATTCAATCCCTGAGCGATCGCCTCGTTTTTTGGCGTGATAAATGA
- a CDS encoding Rpn family recombination-promoting nuclease/putative transposase yields MFDNICKFLAENFSEDYATWLLGRPVTLTKLSPTELSLEPIRADSLILEQSEDLVLHLEFQTEPDETMGFRMLDYRVRVYRRFPTKTMHQVVIYLKPTKSALVYQDSFQVGETNHHYRVIRLWEESSDLFLKSRGLLSLAVLTKSQDTTVRLREIAQILDKIEDKRLKSNLMAATAVFAGLVIKPEIIKTILRSDAMKESAFYQDILQEGRLEGRLEGRLEGRLEGRLEGRLEGRLEGEREGKLKVGQQLLHLGMSLSQVAQVTGFSEQELQQSLSG; encoded by the coding sequence ATGTTTGATAATATCTGTAAATTTCTCGCCGAAAACTTTTCTGAAGATTATGCCACTTGGTTACTCGGTCGCCCTGTTACGCTGACCAAACTGAGTCCAACGGAATTATCTTTAGAACCGATTCGTGCTGACTCTCTTATTCTCGAACAATCGGAAGATTTGGTTTTACATCTCGAATTTCAGACGGAACCTGACGAAACAATGGGTTTTCGGATGTTGGATTATCGAGTCAGGGTTTATCGTCGTTTCCCAACTAAAACCATGCACCAAGTGGTTATTTATCTGAAACCAACCAAGTCGGCCTTGGTCTATCAAGATAGCTTTCAGGTAGGAGAAACAAATCATCATTATCGAGTTATTCGTTTATGGGAAGAATCTTCAGATTTATTTTTAAAGAGTCGAGGATTATTGTCCTTAGCGGTATTGACCAAGAGCCAAGATACTACGGTAAGATTAAGGGAAATTGCCCAGATCTTAGATAAAATAGAGGATAAAAGGCTCAAGTCTAACCTCATGGCTGCAACGGCGGTATTTGCTGGCTTGGTGATTAAACCTGAAATCATTAAAACTATTTTAAGGAGTGATGCTATGAAAGAATCTGCTTTTTATCAGGATATTTTGCAAGAGGGTCGCCTAGAGGGTCGTCTAGAGGGTCGTCTAGAGGGTCGTCTAGAGGGTCGCCTAGAGGGTCGCCTAGAGGGTCGCCTAGAGGGTGAGCGAGAAGGTAAATTAAAGGTTGGGCAACAGCTTTTACATTTGGGGATGTCTTTGTCTCAGGTTGCTCAGGTGACGGGTTTCTCGGAGCAGGAGTTACAGCAGAGTTTGTCAGGTTAA
- a CDS encoding amidohydrolase family protein — protein MLNFVTNADEEFKRLSEAKSAIAFCPTSNLFLGSGLFKLEQAKSTEYPVKVGLGTDVGAGTSFSILQTANEAYKVAQLRGNKATSFQSLYLGLAE, from the coding sequence ATGTTAAATTTTGTTACAAATGCTGATGAAGAATTTAAACGTCTCTCGGAAGCAAAATCAGCGATCGCCTTTTGTCCCACCTCAAATTTATTTTTAGGCAGTGGACTCTTTAAATTAGAACAGGCAAAATCTACAGAATATCCGGTTAAAGTCGGCTTAGGAACCGATGTTGGTGCTGGCACAAGTTTCTCTATTTTACAAACTGCCAATGAAGCCTATAAAGTGGCTCAATTAAGAGGAAACAAAGCGACCTCTTTCCAATCACTCTATTTGGGGCTTGCTGAATAA